A stretch of the Mycobacterium sp. ITM-2016-00317 genome encodes the following:
- a CDS encoding ABC transporter permease has translation MSNDAKGDGVAVVTDWAGGYVRRHPLASLSTVGDQFVLGVRTVQYFLLDLFTGRFQWQEFVRQGAFMAGTAVLPTVLVALPIGVTLSIQFALLAGQVGATSLAGAASGLAVIRQAASLTAAILMAAAVGSAITADLGSRKMREETDAMEVMGVSVIRRLVVPRFAAAILIGVALTGVVCFVGFLASYLFNVYFQNGAPGSFVATFASFTTTGDMVVALVKAVIFGAIVAIVSCQKGLSTQGGPTGVANSVNAAVVESILVLMVVNVAISQLYIMLFPRVGL, from the coding sequence ATGAGCAACGATGCGAAGGGCGACGGCGTTGCCGTCGTCACCGACTGGGCGGGCGGTTACGTCCGGCGGCACCCGCTGGCGTCGCTGTCGACCGTCGGTGACCAGTTCGTGCTCGGTGTGCGCACCGTCCAGTATTTCCTGCTCGATCTGTTCACCGGGCGCTTTCAGTGGCAGGAGTTCGTCCGCCAGGGCGCGTTCATGGCGGGCACCGCGGTGCTGCCGACCGTGCTGGTGGCCCTCCCGATCGGTGTCACGCTGTCCATTCAATTCGCCCTGTTGGCCGGTCAGGTCGGTGCCACGTCGCTCGCCGGCGCTGCCAGCGGACTGGCGGTGATCCGGCAGGCCGCGTCGCTGACCGCGGCGATCCTGATGGCCGCGGCGGTCGGATCGGCCATCACCGCGGACCTCGGTTCGCGCAAGATGCGCGAGGAGACCGACGCGATGGAGGTCATGGGTGTCTCGGTGATCCGGCGGCTCGTGGTCCCCCGCTTCGCCGCCGCGATCCTGATCGGCGTCGCGCTCACCGGCGTGGTCTGCTTCGTCGGATTCCTGGCCAGCTATCTGTTCAACGTGTACTTCCAGAACGGCGCCCCGGGCAGCTTCGTCGCCACGTTCGCGTCGTTCACGACCACCGGTGACATGGTCGTGGCGCTGGTCAAGGCCGTGATCTTCGGCGCGATCGTGGCGATCGTGTCGTGTCAGAAGGGGCTCTCCACCCAGGGCGGTCCGACGGGCGTCGCGAACTCGGTCAACGCCGCGGTTGTCGAATCCATCCTGGTGCTGATGGTCGTCAACGTCGCGATCAGTCAGCTCTACATCATGCTGTTTCCGAGGGTGGGGCTGTAG
- a CDS encoding MlaE family ABC transporter permease, whose protein sequence is MTASTYSPRFLKPVRRLYHGTTAPIIRLGHMLVFFGRALIGIPVAVRHYRAEFVRLLSDVAWGNGSLVVGGGTAGVAVVLGITVGALVGIEGYNFLDLLGLGPATGVISSLVNTRELAPIAASLAFATQAGCRFTAQLGSMRIAEEIDALESLGIRPIPYLVTTRLMASVIAVIPLYVVCLAVSYLTTQIVVQVISGGATGSYLHYFTLMLAGQDILYSVLKTVIFVWIASTVQCYYGFYASGGPVGVGVAAGHAMRASITVVIMVNMLLTMALWSIDAGARFGG, encoded by the coding sequence GTGACAGCCTCGACCTATTCGCCCAGATTCCTGAAGCCGGTGCGGCGTCTCTACCACGGGACGACCGCGCCGATCATCCGGCTGGGCCACATGCTCGTCTTCTTCGGCCGCGCGCTGATCGGCATACCCGTCGCGGTGCGTCATTACCGCGCCGAGTTCGTCCGGCTGCTGTCGGACGTCGCCTGGGGCAACGGCTCTTTGGTCGTCGGCGGCGGAACCGCGGGCGTGGCCGTCGTGCTGGGCATCACCGTCGGCGCTCTCGTCGGGATCGAGGGGTACAACTTCCTCGACCTGCTGGGCCTCGGGCCTGCGACCGGCGTCATCTCGTCGTTGGTGAACACCAGAGAACTCGCCCCGATCGCCGCTTCGCTCGCGTTCGCCACCCAGGCCGGCTGCCGGTTCACCGCGCAGCTGGGTTCGATGCGCATCGCCGAGGAGATCGACGCGCTGGAATCCCTTGGCATCCGGCCTATTCCGTACCTGGTGACCACGCGCCTGATGGCCTCGGTGATCGCGGTCATCCCGCTCTACGTCGTCTGTCTGGCGGTCAGCTACCTGACCACCCAGATCGTGGTCCAGGTCATCAGCGGCGGAGCCACGGGCTCATACCTGCACTACTTCACGCTGATGCTGGCCGGGCAGGACATCCTGTACTCGGTGCTCAAGACGGTGATCTTCGTGTGGATCGCCTCGACGGTCCAGTGCTACTACGGGTTCTACGCCAGCGGCGGTCCGGTCGGGGTGGGCGTCGCTGCCGGACACGCCATGCGCGCCAGTATCACCGTCGTGATCATGGTGAACATGCTTCTCACGATGGCGCTGTGGTCCATCGACGCCGGCGCGAGGTTCGGGGGCTGA
- a CDS encoding MCE family protein: protein MANSFELDGRGPTDRQLLGSGVALLIVVSLVTATLLIKSTGRLETVVRVVAAMVNVGDGLPQRSDVKYHGVLVGAVTDVTPAAYGEPNFVHIDLNQEYAASIPAGVTARVVPSNVFAVSSVQLVDRAGGPPIQAGAEIPEDTELPTVLFQTTISKLRDVLAATGRGREDRTIGILAAVQAATEGRRTELLTGGAQLNRMVDELDRIVATDPGPTTVSALVDATRGLQQTAPDLVDALHQAVQPMRTLVEQDAQLTALVNGGVNTVSTTHTALSNHTDRLVRITSELTPVIGSLADTSRHWVPAFLKMNQLSGKFFDQVWIHEHDIGNMRVNLSFTPTYSYTRADCPQYAGLKGPSCFTAPLVPTRPELPDVLLPQNYRPPPDLAPPPGTEIGPNGNLVAVGPPLVNPNPNLADPNPPLPPWMPPSPPVPGTASPGLVPVPAPPVPLSPAAPVAPKPWDPPRAQAAAPASFGGNVGPVGSQHERAQLGVITGAPATVATQLLLGPVARGTTVSAAETASEEPR, encoded by the coding sequence GTGGCGAATTCCTTTGAGCTGGACGGGCGCGGCCCCACTGATCGGCAGCTGCTGGGCAGTGGCGTCGCACTGCTGATCGTCGTGTCCCTCGTCACCGCCACGCTGTTGATCAAGTCGACCGGACGGCTGGAAACCGTGGTGCGAGTCGTCGCCGCCATGGTCAACGTCGGCGACGGACTGCCGCAGCGCTCCGACGTCAAGTACCACGGCGTGCTGGTCGGCGCGGTCACCGACGTCACACCCGCGGCTTACGGCGAACCCAACTTCGTGCACATCGACCTCAATCAGGAGTATGCGGCGTCGATTCCGGCGGGGGTGACCGCGCGGGTGGTGCCCAGCAACGTGTTCGCCGTGTCGTCGGTGCAACTCGTCGACCGGGCCGGGGGGCCGCCGATTCAGGCGGGCGCCGAGATTCCCGAAGACACCGAGCTGCCGACCGTGTTGTTCCAGACGACCATCAGCAAGCTGCGTGACGTCCTCGCCGCCACCGGCAGGGGCCGCGAGGATCGTACGATCGGCATTCTCGCCGCGGTCCAGGCTGCAACCGAAGGCCGGCGCACCGAGTTGCTCACCGGCGGTGCGCAATTGAACAGAATGGTCGACGAGCTCGACCGCATCGTCGCCACAGATCCGGGACCGACCACCGTCTCCGCGCTGGTCGATGCGACGCGGGGACTTCAGCAGACCGCCCCGGACCTCGTCGACGCGCTGCATCAGGCGGTACAGCCCATGCGCACGCTCGTCGAACAGGACGCGCAACTCACCGCGCTCGTCAACGGCGGCGTGAACACGGTGTCCACCACGCACACCGCACTGAGCAACCACACCGATCGCCTGGTCCGGATCACCTCCGAATTGACCCCTGTGATCGGCAGCCTCGCCGACACGTCGCGTCATTGGGTGCCTGCGTTCCTGAAGATGAACCAACTGTCGGGAAAGTTCTTCGACCAGGTGTGGATTCACGAACACGACATCGGCAACATGCGGGTGAACCTGTCGTTCACGCCGACGTACAGCTACACCCGAGCCGACTGCCCCCAGTACGCCGGGCTGAAGGGGCCGAGCTGCTTCACCGCCCCGCTGGTGCCGACGCGCCCGGAATTGCCGGACGTGCTGCTGCCGCAGAACTATCGGCCGCCACCGGATCTCGCGCCGCCGCCCGGCACCGAGATCGGACCGAACGGGAACCTGGTCGCTGTGGGTCCGCCGCTGGTGAACCCGAATCCCAATCTGGCCGACCCTAATCCGCCGCTGCCGCCGTGGATGCCCCCGTCGCCGCCGGTGCCCGGCACCGCCAGCCCCGGGCTGGTTCCCGTCCCTGCGCCTCCGGTGCCGCTGTCTCCGGCTGCGCCGGTCGCGCCGAAGCCGTGGGATCCGCCGCGGGCGCAGGCAGCCGCCCCTGCGTCCTTCGGAGGGAACGTAGGACCCGTTGGCAGTCAACACGAACGCGCCCAGCTCGGCGTGATCACCGGAGCGCCCGCGACGGTGGCGACCCAGCTGCTGCTCGGACCGGTCGCGCGCGGAACGACGGTGTCGGCGGCGGAAACCGCCAGCGAGGAGCCTCGATGA
- a CDS encoding MlaD family protein, producing the protein MKYRGALAGLSIFMVVAIALTWLVYVTLRRDVAGPTVPYAAMFTDVFGLREGDDVRMAGVRVGRVEKIELHGDLAKVSFVVQSQQQLLGTTVASVTYQNIVGQRYLGLSLGKTGDPGALPAGSTIPIERSDPSFDVTTLLNGYEPLFSVLNPRDADNLTKGVIESLQGDEASITALVDQTSVLTESFAGRDQELGTVITDLNTVMGNLAQHNDSLDQVLTQVQSTVATFDRRRPELVEATGSMARVVRQLSDITDQVYPSLNQLVEREPGFAQHLVSIEPQLAFTGANLPLLLKGFARITSEGAYANAYACDLNATGFFPGLNDVTPIIVDAATPGNDARYSPKCRNMANG; encoded by the coding sequence ATGAAGTACCGCGGTGCATTGGCAGGGCTTTCGATCTTCATGGTCGTCGCCATCGCGTTGACCTGGCTGGTGTACGTGACGCTGCGGCGCGACGTCGCGGGACCGACGGTGCCGTACGCGGCGATGTTCACCGACGTGTTCGGCCTACGCGAAGGCGACGACGTGCGGATGGCCGGTGTCCGCGTCGGCCGCGTCGAAAAGATCGAGCTGCACGGCGATCTCGCCAAGGTGTCGTTCGTGGTGCAGAGCCAGCAGCAGCTGTTGGGCACCACCGTCGCATCGGTGACCTACCAGAACATCGTCGGTCAGCGGTATCTCGGTCTGTCGCTGGGCAAGACCGGCGATCCCGGCGCACTGCCCGCAGGCAGCACCATCCCCATCGAACGCTCCGATCCGTCATTCGACGTGACGACGCTGCTCAACGGTTACGAGCCGTTGTTCAGCGTGCTGAATCCCCGCGACGCCGACAACCTGACCAAAGGCGTCATCGAGTCGTTGCAGGGCGACGAGGCGTCGATCACCGCGCTCGTCGACCAGACATCGGTGTTGACGGAGTCGTTCGCCGGTCGCGACCAAGAACTCGGCACGGTGATCACCGATCTGAACACGGTGATGGGCAACCTGGCCCAGCACAACGACAGCTTGGATCAGGTGCTCACCCAGGTGCAGTCGACGGTGGCGACGTTCGACCGCCGCCGCCCGGAACTGGTGGAGGCGACAGGATCGATGGCCCGGGTGGTACGGCAGCTGTCGGATATCACCGATCAGGTGTATCCGTCGCTGAACCAGCTGGTCGAGCGGGAACCCGGGTTCGCCCAGCACCTGGTCAGCATCGAACCGCAGTTGGCGTTCACGGGGGCCAACCTGCCGTTGCTGCTCAAGGGATTCGCCAGGATCACCAGCGAAGGGGCATACGCCAACGCGTACGCGTGTGACCTCAATGCCACCGGCTTCTTCCCCGGACTCAACGACGTCACGCCGATCATCGTCGATGCCGCGACCCCCGGCAACGACGCCAGGTATTCGCCGAAGTGCAGGAACATGGCCAATGGCTAG
- a CDS encoding MlaD family protein has protein sequence MARSSRTSKKNRSRRRPLEDRNKVWLGTVAVGVVVVLIGALLLVQAADVGYRKVTAQFLQAAALRPGNPVTVAGIPVGEVLSMELAGDHVEAELTVRNDVALGEDSRAVIKVTTILGSRYLALQPAGEGSLPDDTLDLSHTEVPYDLQEALTDVTTTFEQVDSDKFAETLDILGRQLQGLPPVVPQAMANTHTLATIIAERRDQLGSLLETTEVVSSTLRRQQANIASMVRQGNDLVGEFVMRRASFHALMDSITNLVQTLSDIIIDDRPELEALLVNVRELSDMLAQHDDLVRSILQSGPLALRGLANATGNGNAVDFNAANGLAVDSWMCAISGRAKQLGMIEYFQDCK, from the coding sequence ATGGCTAGATCGAGTAGGACGTCGAAGAAGAACCGTTCACGGCGGCGGCCTCTCGAGGACCGCAACAAGGTGTGGCTCGGGACCGTCGCCGTCGGCGTCGTGGTGGTGCTGATCGGGGCCCTTCTGTTGGTGCAGGCCGCCGACGTGGGGTACCGCAAGGTCACCGCGCAGTTCCTGCAGGCCGCGGCGCTACGGCCGGGAAACCCGGTCACCGTCGCCGGGATCCCGGTCGGCGAGGTGCTGAGCATGGAACTGGCCGGCGATCACGTGGAGGCCGAACTCACGGTCCGCAACGACGTCGCTCTCGGCGAGGACTCCCGGGCCGTCATCAAGGTCACGACGATCCTCGGGTCGCGGTACCTGGCCCTTCAGCCTGCCGGTGAGGGCTCGCTGCCCGACGACACGCTCGACCTGTCCCACACGGAGGTCCCCTACGACCTTCAGGAAGCCCTGACCGACGTGACAACCACCTTCGAACAGGTCGATTCCGACAAGTTCGCCGAGACGTTGGACATCCTCGGCAGGCAGCTGCAAGGGCTGCCGCCGGTGGTCCCGCAGGCGATGGCCAATACCCACACACTGGCGACGATCATCGCCGAGCGCCGCGACCAACTGGGGTCACTACTGGAGACCACCGAGGTGGTCAGCAGCACGCTGCGGCGCCAGCAGGCGAACATCGCCAGCATGGTCCGCCAGGGCAACGATCTGGTCGGGGAGTTCGTGATGCGGCGGGCATCCTTCCACGCGTTGATGGATTCGATCACCAATCTCGTTCAGACACTGAGCGATATCATCATCGATGACCGCCCGGAGCTGGAAGCGCTGCTGGTCAATGTCCGCGAACTCTCCGACATGCTGGCCCAGCACGACGATCTGGTCCGGAGCATCCTGCAATCGGGACCGCTGGCCCTGCGCGGGTTGGCCAACGCCACCGGCAACGGTAATGCCGTCGACTTCAACGCCGCCAACGGACTTGCGGTGGATTCATGGATGTGCGCCATCAGCGGCCGCGCCAAACAGTTGGGCATGATCGAGTACTTCCAGGACTGCAAATGA
- a CDS encoding MCE family protein, translating into MTSARKKLAVLIAAVLAVVVVAAAVGWSYLGDELDTISVTAQFDSAAGLYEGNTVAVLGMPVGKVTKIVPKGGYVEVDFTVDGDVRVPADVQAVTISNSILTDRQIELTPPYRDGPTLQNHDTIGLNRTRTPVEFARVLDVLDKLSTSLRGDGKGAGPIGSVVDASAAIADGNGQQIKDALGELSNALRLSSDRGAVTRDQLTAIIRNVSTLFEAAADNDSTLREFGSTVRQLSQVLADENFGTGTTGSRINDVVNQLGEVLDTHRDAIKQIVANGDTALTTTVEHRRDLAEFLDLAPLTLDNIYNAIDRTNGALRVHVLTDKVLFETQAVKEVCNMMGLRQLGCSTGTLQDFGPDFGLSYVLDGLAAMGQK; encoded by the coding sequence ATGACGAGCGCCAGGAAGAAGTTGGCGGTGCTGATCGCGGCGGTCCTTGCTGTTGTCGTGGTGGCGGCCGCCGTCGGGTGGTCCTATCTGGGCGACGAACTCGATACCATCTCGGTCACCGCTCAGTTCGACAGCGCAGCCGGCCTCTACGAGGGCAATACGGTTGCGGTGCTGGGGATGCCGGTGGGCAAGGTCACCAAGATCGTTCCCAAGGGCGGCTATGTGGAGGTCGACTTCACCGTGGACGGCGACGTGCGGGTCCCGGCCGATGTCCAGGCGGTGACGATCTCCAACTCGATCCTGACCGATCGGCAGATCGAGCTGACCCCGCCGTACCGCGACGGGCCGACGTTGCAGAACCACGACACAATCGGGCTGAACCGCACCAGGACCCCGGTGGAGTTCGCCAGAGTGCTCGACGTGCTCGACAAGCTGTCGACCTCACTGCGCGGAGACGGCAAGGGCGCCGGCCCGATCGGCTCCGTCGTCGACGCCAGTGCAGCCATCGCCGACGGCAACGGTCAACAGATCAAGGATGCGCTGGGGGAACTGTCGAATGCCCTGCGACTGAGCTCCGATCGTGGCGCGGTGACCCGCGATCAGCTCACCGCGATCATCAGAAACGTCAGCACGCTGTTCGAGGCGGCCGCCGACAACGACTCCACGTTGCGGGAATTCGGCTCGACCGTCCGGCAACTCAGTCAGGTGCTGGCCGACGAGAACTTCGGCACCGGGACTACGGGGAGCAGGATCAACGACGTGGTCAACCAGTTGGGCGAGGTTCTCGACACCCACCGGGACGCGATCAAGCAGATCGTCGCCAACGGCGACACGGCGCTGACCACGACGGTGGAGCATCGGCGCGATCTCGCCGAGTTCCTCGATCTGGCGCCGTTGACGCTGGACAACATCTACAACGCGATCGACCGGACCAACGGGGCCCTTCGGGTCCATGTCCTCACCGACAAAGTGCTCTTCGAAACACAAGCGGTCAAAGAGGTGTGCAACATGATGGGACTGCGCCAACTAGGGTGCAGTACCGGCACATTGCAGGATTTCGGACCTGACTTCGGATTGAGTTACGTCCTGGACGGACTTGCGGCGATGGGGCAGAAGTGA
- a CDS encoding MlaD family protein, giving the protein MAGRVKSVVAAAMVSSLSLSACASEGLAALPLPAPGGGSGGYTLNAVFSNALNLPAMAKVRLAGADIGQLESIEARNYTAVTTLRIRDGVQLPKGSTAELRSATPLGDVFVSIRPPGPAGPGTPLLGDGDTIPIDSTTAAATVESVLSSAAILVNGGAVRNFTNIINGLGRATGDQGQAFGDLIRKTNSTLGKLNARSDEISTALSETSRLAQQLNAKNEALGEVMDAAGPATDTLAAHTNQIADLVLQIGDTGDQLRKFPSIAGTDTSGRSVIADANTIAGAWNDVVLTPDATLFALNRLMPPFIKSTTSNAIAVRASIDRLILGSIPDIGFTGDTGLHGPKRYNWHQLVGSLQFTLFRLQERLVGKGTGVPQLQVIPSPTEPGQIITVPGGAAAPPPPSPPGAIPQPPPASVWTPPPTQASQAPPGPGLPAPPPPRPAPAPGPLLPAEVPR; this is encoded by the coding sequence ATGGCCGGCCGGGTGAAATCCGTGGTGGCGGCCGCCATGGTCAGCAGCCTGTCGCTGTCCGCCTGCGCCTCAGAGGGTTTGGCGGCCCTGCCGCTGCCCGCTCCCGGTGGCGGTTCCGGTGGCTACACGCTGAATGCAGTGTTCTCCAACGCGCTCAATCTGCCTGCAATGGCGAAGGTCAGACTGGCCGGGGCCGACATCGGCCAGCTGGAGTCGATAGAGGCGCGCAACTACACCGCGGTGACGACGTTGCGGATCAGAGACGGAGTGCAACTGCCGAAGGGCAGTACCGCCGAACTGCGGTCGGCGACGCCGCTGGGGGACGTGTTCGTGTCGATCAGGCCGCCCGGCCCTGCCGGTCCCGGGACCCCGCTGCTCGGCGACGGTGACACCATTCCCATCGACTCCACCACGGCCGCAGCCACCGTCGAGTCGGTGCTGAGCTCCGCGGCGATCCTCGTCAACGGCGGTGCGGTGCGCAACTTCACCAACATCATCAACGGCCTCGGCCGCGCGACCGGCGATCAGGGCCAGGCATTCGGCGATCTCATCCGTAAGACGAACAGCACCCTGGGAAAGCTCAACGCCCGTTCCGACGAGATCTCGACAGCGCTGTCCGAGACGTCACGGCTGGCACAGCAGCTCAACGCCAAGAATGAGGCGCTGGGGGAGGTGATGGACGCCGCGGGCCCTGCGACCGACACGTTGGCCGCCCACACCAACCAGATCGCCGATCTGGTGCTGCAAATCGGGGACACCGGAGACCAGCTGCGGAAGTTCCCGTCGATCGCCGGCACCGACACCAGCGGTCGAAGCGTCATCGCCGACGCGAACACGATCGCCGGTGCGTGGAACGACGTGGTGCTGACCCCCGACGCGACGCTCTTCGCGCTCAACCGGTTGATGCCGCCCTTCATCAAGTCCACGACCAGCAACGCGATCGCGGTGCGTGCCAGCATCGACCGGCTGATCCTCGGATCGATTCCCGATATCGGGTTCACCGGAGACACCGGCCTGCACGGACCCAAGCGCTACAACTGGCACCAGCTCGTCGGGTCGCTGCAGTTCACACTCTTCCGCCTGCAGGAGCGGCTGGTGGGCAAGGGAACCGGAGTGCCGCAGCTGCAAGTCATTCCGAGCCCGACGGAGCCGGGGCAGATCATCACCGTTCCGGGGGGTGCCGCGGCGCCGCCCCCGCCATCTCCGCCGGGCGCGATACCGCAGCCGCCACCGGCATCGGTGTGGACCCCGCCGCCGACCCAGGCGTCACAAGCGCCCCCGGGACCGGGGCTGCCGGCGCCCCCGCCGCCGCGGCCTGCGCCTGCTCCCGGGCCGTTGCTGCCTGCCGAGGTACCACGATGA